A DNA window from Thermococcus sp. 4557 contains the following coding sequences:
- a CDS encoding YbhB/YbcL family Raf kinase inhibitor-like protein, which yields MDLEIGSVFHDGETIPVEFTCDGNDVNPPIFIGHVDPNAKSLVIIMDDPDAPGGTFTHWIAWNIPPLGEIPKGVPPQGVVDAPVRMVQGKNDFGRIGYGGPCPPRGHGVHHYHFKVYALDTVLELDPGASRKELERAMNGHIIQMGELVGLYERK from the coding sequence ATGGATCTTGAGATTGGTTCCGTATTCCACGACGGGGAGACCATACCCGTCGAGTTCACCTGTGATGGGAACGACGTGAACCCGCCAATATTCATCGGGCACGTTGACCCAAACGCAAAGAGCCTGGTCATCATCATGGATGACCCAGATGCTCCGGGTGGAACCTTCACCCACTGGATAGCGTGGAACATTCCGCCCCTGGGCGAGATACCAAAGGGGGTTCCGCCGCAGGGGGTTGTGGACGCTCCGGTTAGGATGGTTCAGGGAAAGAACGACTTCGGGAGAATCGGATACGGGGGGCCCTGTCCGCCGCGGGGGCACGGGGTGCACCATTACCACTTCAAGGTCTATGCCCTTGACACGGTCCTGGAACTCGATCCCGGAGCGAGCAGAAAAGAACTGGAAAGGGCCATGAACGGCCACATCATTCAGATGGGTGAGCTTGTGGGGCTCTACGAGCGGAAATGA
- a CDS encoding DUF2284 domain-containing protein: MKVLWEREIPADEIVVSPRPVWKCRSCPMYGRRPSCPPHAPDWREAREWVRHFRRALIVKFEINMERFEEEKREALLYLLAREEEFFKRGKMYAMALFPGSCNLCDDCPFERGEPCRMPTKVRPSIDAVGIEIGKLVEINFSESVLYGMVLIE; the protein is encoded by the coding sequence ATGAAGGTGCTGTGGGAGAGGGAGATTCCGGCGGATGAGATAGTCGTCTCGCCCAGACCGGTCTGGAAGTGCCGCTCCTGTCCGATGTACGGCAGGAGGCCGAGCTGTCCGCCCCACGCCCCGGACTGGAGGGAAGCGAGGGAGTGGGTGCGGCACTTCAGGAGGGCCCTAATAGTGAAGTTCGAGATAAACATGGAGCGCTTTGAGGAGGAAAAGAGGGAGGCCCTGCTGTACCTCCTGGCGAGGGAGGAAGAGTTCTTCAAGAGGGGAAAGATGTACGCAATGGCGCTGTTTCCCGGTTCCTGCAACCTCTGCGACGACTGCCCATTCGAGAGGGGCGAGCCGTGCAGGATGCCGACCAAGGTCAGACCGAGCATAGACGCTGTGGGCATCGAGATTGGAAAACTCGTGGAAATCAACTTCTCCGAAAGCGTTTTGTACGGGATGGTGCTAATTGAATAA
- a CDS encoding PIN domain-containing protein, protein MRVRETSEVIEKPELQILLNVLGDIRVSYPLYGLPLLRAKPVETGYRVELTVKRREFNEHVPEYLSHELPTWTDFYECFISAGIVRYANIDEFVQNLELYERLKKGVAFAPDTNLFYHRFISGFKPLDRYQIVVAEGVKKEIENAMNYKYRHRELEEIRREVRNGSLLREFSNRRTKRSRKAAYIALKEFERLKDRIIIAESVKEPAHNNDEIIVKSLKHYDNMTPTLLVFLTADIAITDVAEMEGLEYFLFKYPRQEIGRHDVTAYQLRTLLFNLAAVFGVIEVNGITIFGEFGGKSGLNELKLVFPTENRGYHEFEFHLKLSRKLMEIMGG, encoded by the coding sequence ATGAGAGTGAGGGAGACTAGCGAGGTTATAGAGAAACCGGAGCTCCAGATACTCCTTAACGTTCTGGGGGACATCAGGGTGAGCTATCCGCTCTACGGACTGCCCCTGCTAAGGGCAAAGCCTGTGGAAACCGGCTACCGCGTTGAGCTCACGGTGAAGAGGCGGGAGTTCAACGAGCACGTTCCGGAGTACCTCTCCCATGAACTTCCCACCTGGACGGACTTCTACGAGTGCTTCATCTCCGCGGGCATCGTGAGGTACGCGAACATCGATGAGTTCGTCCAGAACCTGGAGCTCTACGAGAGGCTCAAGAAGGGCGTGGCCTTCGCTCCGGACACCAACCTCTTCTACCACCGCTTCATCTCGGGCTTCAAGCCCCTCGACAGGTACCAGATAGTCGTGGCGGAGGGCGTGAAGAAGGAGATAGAGAACGCCATGAACTACAAGTACCGGCACAGGGAGCTGGAGGAAATCAGGCGCGAGGTTAGAAACGGAAGCCTCCTCCGGGAGTTCAGCAACAGGCGGACGAAGAGGAGCAGAAAAGCCGCGTACATAGCCCTCAAGGAGTTCGAAAGGCTGAAGGACAGGATAATCATAGCCGAGAGCGTCAAAGAACCGGCCCACAACAACGACGAGATAATAGTCAAGTCCCTCAAGCACTACGACAACATGACGCCAACTCTGCTCGTCTTCCTCACGGCGGACATAGCGATAACTGACGTGGCAGAGATGGAGGGGCTGGAGTACTTCCTCTTCAAGTACCCGCGCCAGGAGATTGGTCGGCACGACGTTACGGCCTATCAGCTCAGGACGCTCCTATTCAACCTCGCGGCGGTTTTCGGCGTCATAGAGGTGAACGGAATAACGATTTTCGGCGAGTTCGGAGGCAAGAGCGGGCTGAACGAGCTGAAGCTGGTCTTTCCAACCGAGAACAGGGGCTACCACGAGTTCGAGTTCCACCTGAAGCTCAGCAGGAAGCTGATGGAAATAATGGGGGGATAA
- a CDS encoding RuvB-like helicase: MPVIEEVTAPRSFERIGSHSHIKGLGLDENGKAKFMADGMVGQVKAREAAGIAVELIKRGKLAGKGILLVGPTGSGKTAIAMGIARELGEDVPFVQIAGSEIYSAEVKKTEFLKEALRRAIGVRISEERKVYEGEVREISINRTRHPFNPYVEIPESVVITLRTKDDQKTIRAGREIAYQLMEMGVEEGDVIQIDAETGRISKIGTTKEEEGLFFKRKVNLPSGPVLKIKEFTYTVTLHDLDVANARGNIFGLLFSTGAEISDEIRGRVDETVKKWIEEGKASLVPGVLFIDEVHMLDIEAFSFLARAMESELAPILILATNRGRTKIRGTDLEAPHGIPIDMLDRLLIINTEPYRKEEIREIVKIRAREERIEVSEEAIEYLAELGEKTSLRYAVQLLAPASVLARGGRVEKEHIERAKEYFADLRRSMEFVEKLEGMLQ; encoded by the coding sequence ATGCCAGTTATAGAGGAAGTGACCGCACCGAGGAGCTTCGAGAGGATTGGAAGCCACTCTCACATCAAGGGCCTTGGTCTCGACGAGAATGGAAAGGCGAAGTTCATGGCCGACGGAATGGTCGGACAGGTTAAGGCTAGGGAAGCGGCGGGAATAGCGGTTGAACTCATCAAGCGCGGCAAGCTCGCCGGAAAGGGAATCCTTCTCGTCGGCCCGACGGGAAGCGGTAAAACGGCCATAGCTATGGGCATAGCGAGGGAACTCGGTGAGGACGTGCCCTTCGTCCAGATAGCGGGCAGTGAGATTTATTCCGCCGAGGTCAAGAAGACCGAGTTCCTGAAGGAGGCCCTCAGGAGGGCGATAGGCGTTAGGATAAGCGAGGAGAGGAAGGTCTACGAGGGCGAGGTCAGGGAGATAAGCATAAACCGCACCAGGCATCCGTTCAACCCCTACGTCGAGATCCCCGAGAGCGTCGTCATAACCCTCCGCACCAAGGATGACCAGAAGACCATCAGGGCCGGCAGGGAGATAGCCTATCAGCTCATGGAGATGGGCGTTGAGGAGGGCGACGTCATACAGATTGACGCCGAGACCGGCAGGATTTCGAAGATAGGCACAACGAAGGAGGAAGAGGGGCTGTTCTTCAAGCGCAAGGTGAACCTACCGAGCGGACCGGTTCTCAAGATCAAGGAGTTCACCTACACCGTCACTCTCCACGACCTCGACGTTGCCAATGCAAGGGGCAACATCTTCGGCCTGCTCTTCAGCACTGGGGCGGAGATAAGCGACGAGATAAGGGGGCGCGTTGATGAGACCGTCAAGAAGTGGATCGAGGAAGGGAAGGCCAGCCTCGTGCCGGGGGTTCTCTTCATAGACGAGGTCCACATGCTCGACATCGAGGCGTTCTCCTTCCTCGCGAGGGCGATGGAGAGCGAGCTGGCGCCGATTCTCATCCTCGCGACGAACCGCGGAAGGACGAAGATAAGGGGCACCGACCTCGAAGCCCCGCACGGGATACCCATCGACATGCTCGACAGGCTGCTCATAATCAACACCGAGCCCTACAGGAAGGAGGAAATCAGAGAGATAGTCAAGATTCGCGCGAGGGAGGAGAGGATTGAGGTGAGCGAGGAGGCGATAGAGTACCTCGCGGAGCTCGGCGAGAAGACCAGCCTGCGCTACGCGGTGCAGCTCCTGGCTCCGGCCAGCGTCCTGGCAAGGGGCGGAAGGGTGGAGAAGGAGCACATCGAGAGGGCGAAGGAGTACTTCGCGGACCTCCGGAGGAGCATGGAGTTCGTGGAGAAGCTGGAGGGCATGCTTCAGTAA
- a CDS encoding 7-carboxy-7-deazaguanine synthase QueE, translating into MKLVMAEVFNSWQGEGGSVEGSAFGRRQIFVRFAGCDLNCVWCDSREYIDASRVSRWRYEVEPFTGKFEYRPNPAELGDVVDAILRLDTGDIHSVSYTGGEPTLQTKPLKALMEEMESLGFDNFLETHGGLPELIRKVAPLTDYASVDIKDETAKATDDWRSLVLREVESIRILKEAGARVYAKLVVTSETKIENVRWYAELLTGLAPLVIQPREPIEISQERLMELYREASLIMGRKNVGLSFQVHKYLHVL; encoded by the coding sequence ATGAAGCTCGTAATGGCCGAAGTCTTCAACAGCTGGCAGGGGGAGGGGGGAAGCGTCGAGGGCTCTGCCTTCGGCAGGAGGCAGATTTTCGTCCGCTTCGCCGGCTGCGACCTTAACTGCGTCTGGTGCGACTCCAGGGAGTACATAGACGCCTCCCGGGTTTCACGCTGGCGCTATGAGGTGGAGCCGTTCACCGGGAAGTTCGAGTACCGACCTAATCCAGCGGAGCTCGGCGACGTCGTTGATGCCATCCTGCGCCTCGATACCGGCGATATACACTCGGTAAGCTACACCGGCGGCGAGCCGACGCTCCAGACAAAACCGCTCAAAGCCCTCATGGAGGAGATGGAGAGCCTCGGCTTCGACAACTTCCTTGAAACCCACGGCGGCCTTCCTGAGCTCATAAGGAAGGTCGCCCCGCTCACCGATTACGCGAGCGTTGACATAAAGGACGAGACCGCTAAAGCGACTGACGACTGGAGGTCATTGGTTCTCCGCGAGGTGGAGAGCATAAGGATTCTGAAGGAAGCTGGGGCCAGAGTTTACGCCAAGCTCGTCGTTACGTCGGAGACAAAAATCGAGAACGTCCGCTGGTACGCGGAGCTGCTGACGGGCCTGGCCCCACTCGTAATCCAGCCGAGGGAGCCGATTGAGATAAGCCAGGAGAGGCTCATGGAGCTCTACCGCGAGGCTTCGCTCATCATGGGGCGGAAGAACGTCGGCCTGAGCTTCCAGGTTCATAAGTACCTCCACGTGCTTTGA
- a CDS encoding helix-turn-helix transcriptional regulator, translating to MYERDVDGDIQRLSETFKALSSPTRLRILVLCMEEEKTSRELREALGISKPLLISHLRKLLNAGLLEYRVELDEKRMIVRKYYRTRTDVPCIGEILRSVKGQLQVGD from the coding sequence ATGTATGAGAGGGACGTTGACGGGGACATCCAGAGGCTTTCCGAGACGTTCAAGGCCCTCTCGAGTCCAACCCGGCTCAGGATACTGGTGCTGTGCATGGAGGAAGAGAAAACCAGTAGGGAACTCAGGGAGGCGCTGGGAATATCGAAGCCCCTGCTCATCTCGCACCTCAGAAAACTCCTGAACGCGGGACTCCTTGAGTATCGGGTAGAACTGGACGAAAAGCGCATGATAGTGAGGAAGTACTACCGAACGCGGACCGATGTTCCATGCATCGGAGAAATCCTGAGGAGCGTTAAAGGTCAACTCCAAGTGGGTGACTGA
- a CDS encoding 50S ribosomal protein L37ae, which translates to MGRTTKVGSAGRYGPRYGLKIRRRVAAVEAKMKQKHVCPVCGRKAVRRISTGIWQCQKCGATFAGGAYLPTTPAGKVAKRVTASKA; encoded by the coding sequence ATGGGAAGGACTACTAAGGTTGGTTCAGCTGGAAGGTACGGTCCCAGGTACGGTCTCAAGATCAGGAGAAGAGTTGCCGCCGTTGAGGCCAAGATGAAGCAGAAGCACGTCTGCCCGGTCTGCGGAAGGAAGGCCGTCAGGAGGATTAGCACGGGCATATGGCAGTGCCAGAAGTGCGGCGCCACCTTCGCCGGCGGTGCCTACCTGCCGACCACTCCTGCCGGAAAGGTCGCCAAGCGTGTCACGGCCTCCAAGGCCTGA
- a CDS encoding DNA-directed RNA polymerase subunit P encodes MVMAVYRCAKCGKEVELDLENTREVRCPYCGSKILYKPRPRVARRVKAI; translated from the coding sequence ATGGTGATGGCCGTTTACCGCTGCGCAAAATGTGGAAAGGAGGTCGAGCTCGACCTCGAAAACACCAGGGAAGTCCGCTGCCCCTACTGCGGCAGCAAGATACTCTACAAGCCCAGGCCGAGGGTGGCCAGGCGCGTAAAGGCGATCTGA
- a CDS encoding ribosomal biogenesis protein, with product MMLITTSHRPTRRTRSFGHDLEKVFPNSLYLTRGKKTVQDLLMEAYDRNYERLLIVNVWKGNPLKMTFIKVDPEDWGYLGYMYLHGIKLQREIGFRDIRPIREEMPLVVTTAKRVGLDHVAFAQVFAELTGGKFVPRKERSLLGIADRYNTDVLSVIERHPRGMAVNFYRLDVNKEKAVGPLISVKIWIMEDGRRWDYKEAILKRGPSKE from the coding sequence ATGATGCTGATAACGACTTCCCACAGACCCACGAGGAGGACGAGGAGCTTCGGCCACGACCTAGAGAAGGTCTTCCCCAACTCCCTCTACCTGACCAGGGGAAAGAAGACGGTCCAGGACCTGCTCATGGAGGCCTACGACAGGAACTACGAGAGGCTCTTGATAGTCAACGTCTGGAAGGGGAACCCGCTCAAGATGACCTTTATCAAAGTTGACCCCGAGGACTGGGGCTACCTCGGCTACATGTACCTCCACGGCATCAAGCTCCAGCGCGAGATCGGTTTTAGGGATATAAGGCCAATACGCGAGGAGATGCCGCTTGTTGTGACCACCGCAAAGCGCGTCGGACTCGACCACGTTGCCTTTGCCCAGGTTTTCGCCGAGCTGACCGGCGGAAAGTTCGTCCCGAGAAAGGAGCGCTCGCTCCTCGGGATAGCCGACAGGTACAACACCGACGTTCTGAGCGTCATCGAGAGGCACCCACGCGGAATGGCGGTCAACTTCTACCGCCTGGACGTCAATAAGGAGAAGGCCGTTGGTCCTCTCATAAGCGTCAAGATATGGATAATGGAGGACGGGCGGAGATGGGACTACAAGGAAGCGATTCTGAAGCGTGGCCCATCGAAGGAGTGA
- the pcc1 gene encoding KEOPS complex subunit Pcc1, with the protein MGLQGSDSEAWPIEGVIELSLPDEETAKIVYESVLYEHESVPYRRSRIEFLREGNRVIIRFLARDNSALRGTLNSYLRWIKVAIDAIEP; encoded by the coding sequence ATGGGACTACAAGGAAGCGATTCTGAAGCGTGGCCCATCGAAGGAGTGATCGAGCTCTCCCTTCCCGATGAGGAGACGGCCAAGATAGTTTATGAGAGCGTCCTCTACGAGCACGAGAGCGTGCCCTATCGGAGGAGCAGAATAGAGTTCCTCCGCGAGGGGAACAGGGTAATAATCAGGTTCCTCGCCCGGGACAACTCCGCCCTGAGGGGCACGCTGAACTCCTATCTGAGATGGATTAAGGTCGCCATCGATGCCATAGAACCTTGA
- a CDS encoding type II CAAX endopeptidase family protein, which produces MKFSKNFELPVFFLLTFAWSWGFWSLGGYTKIALLLAPFGPTLMAFLLTYLTSGKGGVKDLLRKGLSLKFPKVWLIPALLLMPAIIGLSLLIAVMSGEPLPETPLTGNPLTLIAAFFYILVLGGPLAEEFGWRGFALGRLQTKYSALVASLILGVIWGLWHLPLFYAANELYKNVPFPGFVAGTILFSMLFTWIFNNTNGSVLTAILLHTSGNWGHFAFPITATQWGSLYSLIINFAVVLVILAVGGTKSMKRESTPSAGP; this is translated from the coding sequence ATGAAGTTTAGCAAAAACTTCGAACTCCCAGTGTTTTTCCTGTTGACGTTCGCTTGGTCGTGGGGCTTCTGGAGTTTGGGAGGATACACCAAAATAGCCCTCCTTCTGGCACCTTTCGGACCCACACTCATGGCTTTCCTCCTCACATACCTCACGTCCGGAAAAGGAGGCGTAAAGGACCTTCTGAGAAAGGGTCTTAGTCTCAAATTTCCCAAGGTTTGGCTGATCCCGGCACTCCTCCTGATGCCGGCCATAATCGGGCTGTCGCTGTTGATTGCAGTTATGAGTGGAGAGCCCCTTCCCGAGACGCCACTTACTGGGAATCCCCTAACGCTTATTGCGGCGTTTTTCTATATCCTAGTCCTGGGAGGCCCCCTTGCGGAGGAGTTCGGGTGGAGAGGCTTTGCCCTCGGGAGACTGCAGACAAAGTACAGCGCTCTTGTGGCGAGTCTGATTCTAGGGGTGATATGGGGACTGTGGCATCTTCCATTATTCTACGCCGCCAATGAACTATACAAGAACGTTCCTTTCCCAGGCTTCGTCGCGGGGACAATCCTCTTTTCAATGCTCTTCACATGGATATTCAACAACACCAACGGAAGCGTTTTGACCGCAATACTGCTCCACACCAGTGGGAACTGGGGCCACTTCGCCTTTCCAATAACGGCAACCCAGTGGGGAAGCCTGTACTCCTTGATAATAAACTTCGCCGTGGTTCTTGTGATCCTCGCGGTGGGGGGAACGAAAAGCATGAAGCGAGAATCTACCCCTAGCGCAGGCCCATAA
- a CDS encoding prefoldin subunit beta: MQNIPPQVQAMLGQLESYQQQLQLVIQQKQKVQLELTEAKKALEELEKVEDGTVIYKTVGTLIVKTDKAKAVEELKEKVETLEVRLNALERQEKKLNEKLKELTTKIQSALRPTAG; the protein is encoded by the coding sequence ATGCAGAACATTCCGCCCCAGGTTCAGGCCATGCTCGGCCAGCTTGAGAGCTACCAGCAGCAGCTCCAGCTCGTCATCCAGCAGAAGCAGAAAGTTCAGCTCGAGCTCACCGAGGCAAAGAAGGCCCTGGAAGAGCTTGAGAAGGTCGAGGATGGAACGGTTATCTATAAGACCGTCGGAACGCTCATCGTCAAGACCGACAAGGCCAAGGCCGTCGAGGAGCTGAAGGAGAAGGTCGAGACCCTTGAGGTCCGCCTGAACGCCCTCGAGAGGCAGGAGAAGAAGCTCAACGAGAAGCTCAAGGAGCTCACCACGAAGATACAGTCCGCCCTCAGGCCCACAGCGGGCTGA
- a CDS encoding DUF3194 domain-containing protein: protein MDDGASGRRVIHIGLPELSEEQLIEVGELAQETIIKHVFDVLNRSDVKDIEVTMRINRDETLDLEVEVYLEVPIFVKVDVERLIDEAVEEAYAAVERKLREIAGKD from the coding sequence ATGGACGATGGTGCCAGCGGGAGAAGGGTTATCCACATCGGTCTGCCGGAGCTGAGCGAGGAGCAGCTCATTGAGGTTGGCGAGCTTGCGCAGGAGACGATAATCAAGCACGTCTTCGACGTCCTCAACAGGAGCGACGTGAAGGATATAGAGGTCACGATGAGGATAAACCGCGACGAGACTCTCGACCTCGAGGTTGAGGTCTACCTGGAGGTTCCAATCTTCGTGAAGGTGGACGTTGAGAGACTCATAGACGAGGCTGTTGAGGAGGCCTACGCGGCCGTTGAGAGAAAGCTGAGGGAGATTGCGGGTAAGGATTAA
- a CDS encoding nucleotidyltransferase domain-containing protein — MEHREIAEAFARDVRKLLGDNLVEIILFGSVARGEQSEESDVDILVVVRNNPWKAQKKLADLVVDYLLEYGIYVSPKAISLEEFEFMKRINSAFYINISREGIPVG, encoded by the coding sequence ATGGAACACAGAGAAATCGCGGAGGCCTTTGCAAGGGACGTTCGGAAGCTGCTGGGGGATAACCTTGTGGAGATAATACTCTTTGGTTCAGTGGCCAGGGGAGAGCAGAGCGAGGAAAGTGATGTGGATATTCTTGTGGTTGTAAGAAACAATCCCTGGAAAGCCCAGAAAAAGCTCGCTGACCTCGTGGTGGATTATCTGCTAGAATACGGCATTTATGTCTCCCCGAAAGCCATTAGCCTTGAGGAGTTCGAATTCATGAAGCGCATAAATTCTGCCTTTTACATCAACATAAGCCGGGAGGGAATACCTGTTGGTTAG
- a CDS encoding HEPN domain-containing protein, with protein sequence MVSEEVQILLKDAHESLDAAKILLERGFYRDAISRAYYAMFYAASALLRARGIVTKSHRGVIAKFGLEFVNTGVVEKYYAKALSLAETSREKADYDPTYRPSEEEAESIVEDAEHFIERIEKALEEMK encoded by the coding sequence TTGGTTAGCGAGGAAGTTCAGATTCTGCTGAAGGATGCCCATGAATCACTTGATGCCGCCAAGATACTCTTGGAGAGAGGTTTTTATAGAGATGCCATAAGCAGGGCGTACTATGCAATGTTTTACGCTGCCAGTGCGCTCCTCAGGGCGAGGGGGATAGTAACGAAAAGCCACAGGGGAGTCATTGCGAAATTTGGTCTTGAGTTTGTGAACACCGGTGTCGTTGAGAAATACTATGCAAAAGCCCTATCCCTGGCTGAGACCAGCAGAGAAAAGGCGGATTATGACCCAACTTACCGCCCAAGTGAAGAAGAAGCGGAGTCCATTGTCGAAGATGCCGAACACTTCATAGAGCGCATAGAAAAGGCCCTGGAGGAGATGAAATGA
- a CDS encoding bifunctional oligoribonuclease/PAP phosphatase NrnA: MKGRLKLKRFLQRSRDKSFLLLCHHNADPDSLGSAIAFALYLKSIGVENVRIGVAQSVSSYAKRLLTLSPVPVERNPIVEENIVVIFDTSSLEQLEPIEIPRGKTVIVIDHHTEKEKPIRADISVVDSSRTSTAEIIWELFKYLDFYDEKAVKALLAGIVTDTANFRFANSKTFKAVSEMLERFPIQMGEIFQLVAPVSDENIDQAKRTAILKACQRMEIRKFRRYIIAVSKVSAYESLACKTFLNLGADIAVVGSEKKGVRISARAKENLVKRGLHLGKIMEKVGPVIDGSGGGHAGAAGANGKKNLDEAIKLILKEIERFLREVD; this comes from the coding sequence ATGAAAGGGAGACTCAAGCTTAAGCGCTTCCTTCAGCGCTCACGGGATAAATCTTTCCTTCTCCTCTGCCACCACAACGCCGACCCCGATTCCCTCGGCTCGGCGATAGCCTTTGCCCTCTACCTCAAATCAATCGGCGTTGAAAACGTGAGAATAGGCGTCGCCCAGAGCGTCTCCTCCTACGCCAAGAGACTGCTCACCCTCTCACCCGTTCCCGTTGAGAGAAATCCGATAGTTGAAGAGAACATCGTGGTAATCTTCGACACCTCTTCCCTCGAACAGCTCGAACCAATCGAGATCCCGCGCGGTAAGACCGTTATCGTCATAGACCACCATACTGAGAAGGAAAAACCCATCAGGGCGGATATATCTGTCGTTGATTCCTCACGCACCTCCACGGCCGAGATAATCTGGGAACTGTTCAAATACCTCGACTTCTACGATGAGAAAGCCGTTAAGGCTCTCTTGGCTGGAATAGTCACCGACACGGCAAACTTCCGCTTCGCGAACTCGAAGACATTCAAGGCTGTAAGTGAGATGCTGGAGCGCTTTCCAATTCAGATGGGGGAGATTTTCCAGCTCGTGGCCCCCGTCAGCGACGAGAACATCGATCAGGCGAAGCGCACTGCCATCCTCAAGGCCTGCCAGAGGATGGAGATAAGGAAGTTCAGGAGGTACATCATAGCGGTCTCCAAGGTTTCCGCCTACGAGTCCCTCGCCTGCAAGACGTTCCTGAACCTCGGCGCGGACATAGCCGTCGTGGGAAGCGAGAAGAAGGGCGTCCGTATCTCAGCGAGGGCAAAGGAGAACCTCGTGAAAAGGGGCCTGCACCTCGGCAAGATCATGGAGAAGGTCGGGCCGGTCATAGACGGCTCGGGCGGAGGTCACGCCGGCGCCGCCGGGGCGAACGGAAAGAAGAACCTCGACGAGGCGATAAAGCTCATCCTGAAGGAGATTGAGAGGTTTTTGAGGGAGGTTGATTGA
- a CDS encoding tRNA-binding protein → MWDTSKDYRLLVAEKSVELFLKTVEHAKFKGKWNKKGAQQLAKEMIPEIQAMRYSYVEPKELIETPQMKALKEKASGIIEALGGEDWHHKFISLADKSEREKVEEQVAKVRFFLNTILGLDRRLALGKINDPVIAVDIKVGEVMSVGKHPNADRLLVTNVNLGDRAITVVTNDLSVKEGNRVAVALLPPASFRGIVSEGMFLGAGEGVLKDVKGEIGGLPKGVPLEAFNETRNLVEAFLKG, encoded by the coding sequence ATGTGGGACACGAGCAAGGATTACCGCTTACTGGTGGCGGAGAAGAGCGTGGAGCTGTTCCTGAAGACGGTGGAGCACGCGAAGTTCAAGGGGAAGTGGAACAAGAAGGGGGCACAGCAGTTAGCGAAGGAGATGATTCCGGAGATACAGGCGATGAGGTACAGCTACGTGGAGCCGAAGGAGCTGATTGAGACACCGCAGATGAAGGCGCTGAAGGAGAAGGCCAGCGGCATAATCGAGGCTCTGGGTGGAGAGGACTGGCACCACAAGTTCATCAGCTTGGCCGATAAGAGCGAGCGCGAGAAGGTCGAGGAGCAGGTCGCGAAGGTCAGGTTCTTCCTGAACACAATCCTCGGCCTTGACAGGAGACTGGCCCTCGGAAAGATAAACGACCCGGTCATAGCAGTTGATATAAAGGTCGGCGAGGTCATGAGCGTCGGCAAGCACCCGAACGCCGACAGGCTTCTCGTCACCAACGTTAACCTTGGCGACAGGGCGATAACCGTCGTCACCAACGACCTGAGTGTTAAGGAAGGAAACCGTGTTGCCGTTGCCCTGCTCCCGCCGGCCAGCTTCCGCGGAATCGTCAGCGAGGGAATGTTCCTCGGCGCTGGAGAGGGAGTCCTCAAGGACGTGAAAGGAGAAATAGGCGGCCTTCCGAAGGGAGTTCCTCTCGAGGCCTTCAACGAGACGAGGAACCTGGTGGAGGCGTTCTTGAAGGGATGA